The Capra hircus breed San Clemente chromosome 25, ASM170441v1, whole genome shotgun sequence nucleotide sequence tgtccgactctttttgaccccatggactgtagcacaccaggcttccctgtccttcactatctcccagagtttggtcaaactcatatacattgagtcagtgatgccatccaaccatctcatcctccgtcacccgcttcttctcctgctctcagtctttcccagcatcagggtcttttccaatgagttggctcttcacatcagatggccgaagtgctggagcttcggcttcagcatcagtccttccaatgaatattcagtgttgatttctttcaggattgactggtttgatttccatgctgtccaaggaactctcgagagtcttctgaagcaccacaatttgaaagcattatatTAATagtcatattttattattatgtccCAAATATGTCTTCCTCTAGCCCTCTTTTacctacctcttttttttttttttaacctattttacCCTAGAAGTAAAAATAGAAGTTGCCTCTTTTACCCTAGAAGTCTCTATTTGTCGGAATTCTGGGATTCTTCCTAGGTTTAAAACTTGGTAGTCGTGCTTCATACTCCTTTTTTCtcacattcttctttcttaaaaaaaaaatgttcatttggcTTCATGGTCTTAGTTTcgacatgcagaatctttagttgcagcaagtgaatgctcagtgggatctagttccctgaccagagatcgaacccgggccccctgcattgggcatgtggagtcttagccactggataaccagggaagtctccccctCTCACATCCTCTCTTCCCACTATACTTTGTGGTTATTTGAGTGCATTTCTATCTCCtctaagaaatggcaacccactccagtattcttgcctgaaaaatcctatggacagaggagcctggtgggctccagtccaaagggtctcaaagagtttgacacaactgagtgactaaacaggcCTGCGCACTGTCTCCTCTGTTAGGTTTTAAGTTCTTCAGTGGCTCAGACCTTGTCTTATCTCTCTCTTTGGGGCCTATCACACAGGACAGCTCACAGAACAGATGCTCCAGAAATGGTTACTGAACCTTTTGCTTGATGCTTCAGGCTTGTTGACAATGCCACAATTGTCACCTGCCTGAGAAATTTCTTCTATAAATAAACAGTTTCTGTTTCAAGTATGGTTTGCTCTTGCTGCATATACCCCCTCTCTTACTCCACTCAAGCCTCAAACTTAGAAACTGGAATTAGTGTTGGTATTCAAATCCTTAGCCACAGTGCAAAGAGTCAGCCCCCTTAAGAACCAAGTCATCAGTGTGAAGTTTGTTTTCTTCCTCGACATTCCGGCTGCCGTCACTACATTTGCTGAGGAATTCTCAACAAGAGCTTACTTGTCCTTCCATGCCGTTCTTTCTGCGGTTTCCTCGTTTCTTTTTGTGATCCAGTTCCAGATGGCTCAGCGGTGCTCCCCAAACGAATATTTTGACAGATTGCTGAATTCTTGCATATCATGTCAACTTCGGTGCCCTAATACTCCTCCCGTAATATGTCAGCATTATTGTAACACAAGTAAGTGATCCTGTTTGAATGATTACTCATTGGTGTGAAGTATtcgctctgtgtgtgtgcttagttgctcagctgtgtctgaccctttgtgaccccatggactgtaacccaccaggctcctctatccacggggattctccaggcaagaatactggagtgggttgccatgccttcctccatgggaatctccccaacccaggtctcccatgttgcaggcagattctttaccctctgagccaccagggaagcccaagaatactggagttgactGTTTATTCAAAGAAGAAACATTATGGGAAGGTGGTGAGATTTTctgagtcaaaaagagaaagaaaataaggcaATCATTTAAATGCCAACAGGAATGGATACTTTTTCAGAACTCAACTCTATTTTACTCTGCAATCTTAGCAACATAGATTTTTATCATCTCTCCTAATTAAGTATTAACTTAGAATTTAAAAGTCAAAGCTGAGGAATTAGGGGAACTGGATGGCAAATAATCTTTACCTGATGTGAATATTATGTTATCAAGTTCATTCTCTCTCTGACGTTCTTTTGATTCAGTGAAAGGAACAAATACATTTCTCTGGACCTGTTTGGGCCTGAGCTTGATAGTTTCCTTGACAGTTTTCGCATTGATGTTCTTGCTAAGGAAGATGAGCTCCGAACCATTAGAGGACAAACTTAAAAACACAGGTTGGTTTGATGGTTGATCTTTGAAATCTCTTTCCAAGAGGTGGCTATTGTGAATttcaattcctttttttctttcatgttgtGTATCTCATCTGGTAAGTGCCCTTTTGGGTATGTTAGATGACAGACGGGTTAAATGAACTTGGGAGAAGGGAGCTTCCTTTCCGATGTTTACACCTTCTTTGTTGATATCGTACCATGTCAGCCTTCCTCAACATTCTTCCTTTGGTATTTACTCTTTTGAAGTACTGAGGCCTCTTTGGGAAATATCCATCTCTTTGACCAAAGTCAGGACATTGATTAAACATCACACTATCAGAAATAGCTAGCCGGGTCTGGTACTATccgaaaaaaatgtatttggcaAGATTGGTGGCCGTATTTTTATACAAATACAAGTGTTGTTTGCTCAGATGAACAGTCTACTGCTgaaaaaaagctagaaatgaaTACCAATTGCTCCTGGATTATTTAAGCAATCATCTCAAAGATCTTTATTAAGCAGTAGAGAATCAGTCCCAGAGAAGTGAATATTCtgctgaagagttttttttttttttgaagagtttcttaagagaaaaatatttcgGCACCTTTGCCCATGATCTAATTTCTAGACCGCTTTGCAGTCATTGCCCTATTTCTTTATGTGTATTTTCCGTGCAGAATCTATAAGGCAACATTTTGTCTGCTTTCTAGTGCATAAAGGGGAGGAAGATGGCTGTTTCATATCATttactcatttctctttttttgcctgGGGCCTGAGAGACAGGTGGGGAGTGACTTTGAGTGTGACATTTTGGACGATGGAGGTATACCATGGAACGCTGGGGAAGTATTAAAACATGCCTGCACAGGAGCGTAATGGGGACACAACAGAGACTCCTTCCTTGTGGGATCATgaaagttacattaaaaaaaaaaaaaagtaagctgcCCAATGCGCTGTAAGAGAAGCATCTTTCCTTTGAATTGTAAAGTGTCACCCAAGGCTCGTTTTGGTATGCTGTAACACACGCTGAGCCGTCAGTTCACAGTTCTAAAAGGGTCGGTATCTTAATGCATCCAAGGGCCAAGTGGGTCAGAAACCAATGTAGTGGGTCACTGGAGGTTTGGTGATAGGGGACCGCGTGCCCAGCCTGAAGAAGACAAAGGTTATGGACTTCCAAGTGTTTTCTTGTGGGAATGTCAGTTCCCACTGGCCAtattttttgtcttaaaaaaaaaaataaggtaaaagAGGGACTTCCAGgggggtccactggttaagactctgtgcttccactgaagggggtatgactttgatccctggtgggggaaattCTGCGACCCTTTggcctttgcgaccctatggactgtagcccaccaagctcctctgtctgtgggattctccaggcaagaatactggagtgggttgccatttcctcctccagtggatcttcctgacccagggattgaaactgcgtctCCGTGTCTctgcagtgcaggcggattctttaccgctaaatcacctgggaagcacccccaAGCCATGAGATGTGgccacaaaaaagagagagagaccagtTGTCTAGATTTGTATGTACAATCTCTTGATTTTCAAAGGCGGGCCAACATTAAACAGATAagcaaacactttaaaaatactgtGTGCCGTAAAGCGAGCATGTCTTTGAACCCAACATGGCCCATGGTCTTTCAGCTCATGACTTGGGGTGTAAGGCCTGCTTCTTTTAGGGAAAGACTTTTGTCTCCTGTTGCTTTGATCCCTGATGCATGCTGCTAAGTGTGGCACAACCAAGCACCCTGAAAGCTTTAGGATAACGGTTCTGTTTTTGTGCAATCAGGAGCGGTTCTCCAGAAGAATGCTAACGCAGACCTGGATGTTAGCAATAACAGCAGTGTTGTGGCTGAACCTCTTCTTTCGAGAGGCCTGGGGTACACAGTAGAAGAATGTACGTGTGAAGACTGTGTCAGGAGCAAACCGAAGGTCGATTCTGACCATTTCTTCCCCCTCCCAGCCATGGAGGAAGGCGCGACCATTCTTGTCACCACGAAAACAAATGGCTACTGCGACAGTCTGCTAGCTGCCACCAGTGTCACGGGGATGGAGAAATCAATTTATACCAGATAATTAACCATGTTAAGGGTATAGAGTTACTTGGAAAATCTTTGTCCTAAGGGAAGGATGGTGTCTCAGATCTCTTTAAGATGATTGTATTTATCAGCAGATGATATGGCTTTCCGTCCTCTAATTTTGGAAAATCTTTATGTTAGCTATATTTTTCTACCTTATTGTTGGGAGCTTAACTCTGGAAACTTCCTTGGTTTCATGATTAAATTGACtcgctgaaaaaaaaaacaaaaaaatcaccgCGATGTGTAGATTCCATAGTCACATATTTCTATGGTTAGGCAGCTTCTCTCCTACACATGGGCACATACATTTCAGGACAGACtagatttctctcttttttgttaaaGGAAAGCAATGTATTCTCTGTATAGAGGAGAAGCCTGGAGTCAGCCGCCCTGCTTCAGTGTGCAGGGCATGACTGGTTCCTGACTTTGGGAGCTTTCAGCTTCATGGAGTCATACAGGCATTATTATAATTGTATAAATGAATGTGTAGCTGCAAACTGTTATAAAGGTGTACTCGGTATCATTTTTTGCAGTTAACACAGGAAGTAATGACAGACAGCATTTATTTAGCCTTTCTAATGTGCCAGGGGTTGTTCCAAGTGCTTTACCTGTACTAAGGCATTTAATGTACACAACAAATCACAAGGTAAGTGGACCATTACTATCGCCCTGTTACACATGACAGAAAGGGAGTCAGGGCAAGGGTCACATAGACGGTAAATGAAGAGCCAAAGTGAAACCCAGACATTCTGATCTatccctttttcttcttctcacaTCAATTTAATTCCATTTCTGAGTTTCTCATCTCACTGGGTTACCCATTATTGGGAGAGGGTTGCCTTCCTTGGgttgtgcaaaggtcctggggtgtTATGGAAACAGGCAATGCCCTCTGGTGTCTGTTGACTTTGATCATTCTTAAGATAATGCCCATTAGCACTACATCAGAGAACCTCGAGGTCTTGGGGCTTTGTGGCTTTTGTGTTGGGTTTGGGATATGGAGAAACTTGGTGAGACATTTCTACCTACTTGGGGCCCATCATGGCTCCATTCCAGGGCCTTGAGGGCCATAGATGATACAACATAGTGGTGAAGACACTGGCTCTTcgagtttgaatcctgactctgttACTAGGAAGTTATAGACGCTGAGTGACTGAGAAAGTTAACCACCCcgtttcagtttccccatctgtaaaatggggatcataAGAGTATCTACTTATAAcattgttttgaagattaaacaaaaatatacacacacgtacatttattaattttttcccacGATAAGTTTCTGGTTCATGATAAGTACCTTGTGTTAGTTCCATCGCCATTGTGGTTTTTATTAGTGCTTTGAGGTCTAGTTTCTCTGAGGGCAGGCAGATGCTCCTTGTCTGTTATATGGCCTGGGAATATTCCTCCTAGCTTCTCACagcccttcttccttctctccttatGGCTCCATTCCCCGCAATGAGTTTAGATTTTTCCAAAAGCCCAGAAGCGCTATTGACCTGAGGCTTTTGATTCTTGGTTCTCCAGTACCGGGCTAAGTCTTAGGAGGAAGGAATTACCGTACTTAAAGGGAGTAGCTGGTGGTGGAGGATGTGAAGTACACGCTACATGTTCAATAACATATCCTGTTTCAAGTGCCAAGAAGACAAGGCACAGGGCACTGTAAGAAGGTGTATCACTGCCTGACAACTCCGTGAATCAGGTATGTGATGGCTCAGCAAAGTCACAGAGGCAGACAGACCTCACCTAGACTTTCGGGGGGAAGAGAAGGGATTCAGACACACTGATGCTTTAACTAGAGTAACAGATTAGCAACAAGTGTAAAGCACAGTTTTGAACATGGAGAAAAAGACTACCTTAACAaccaaagaattttaaagaattcCCCAACACAAGAATTTCTACATTCTATCACAGTCCCTACACATGACTGTATTTTGACACAAGTGTAATCATAGCGTACAGACCATTTTGcatgtggctttttaaaattactgtattATCTTTGGCCTTTCCTTGTGTTTCCGTTACCTTtataattagcattttcaaatactGTGAGGTGGGCCATGATTTGCTTAGCTATTCTCTAACCTGGCTTTGGTGCTTTCCACTttctattataaacagcgctgcagAGAGAGCATCCTTCTAAAGTTCTCTCAACCTCTGCTGAGTCCACAAGGTAAATTCCCAGGGGCCAGAGATGACGTGTAGAGAAGCAAGGTAATAGCAGAAGACCACGGGCTGTAGGTCACGCACAGCTGGGCTGGCATTCTGGCTCCATTTCCCCATGCGGCCTCAGCTCAGTGTTTTGTGGATCAAGTCTTGGGAGTGGATCAATCGTTCTCAGGcaacactggaaaagaaaaaaaaaccgaAGAGAATACATTCCCTGCAGAATTTTGTTAAATAGTTTCTTAAATGTATGCGTTTGTGTGCTGAGTTGTGgtgtaaaatgttttattttactctgggtggagggctacagtccacaggattgcaaagagtcccaCAGGACTAAGCGATTAacactttgcctttctttttcttgggccaAAAGAGTTGGGAAAATGCTTCTTCACCCTTTCTGACCCCTCTTTCTCTTATCTGTAAAACGGGGCAGTAAAAACTTTTCCAACACAACCCATCCACATTAACGCCACTGCTACCACCCTAGCCTCAGGGACTCACACTTCTTGCTGAACAACTGCAGTGATCCCCTAACCTCGCAGCCCTTTCTTCCATCCTGACCCACACACAATTCATTCTCAACCCCGGAAGAGGAATCATCTTAAAACCTCCTTGTGtcctctgcttcagttcagttcaatcactcagtcctgtccgactctttgtgaccccatggacggcagcaccccaggcctcctgtccatcaccaactggcgAAGcctactctaactcatgtccatcgcctcggtgatgccatccaaccaactcatcctctgtcattcccttctcctcctgccttcaatctttcccagcgtcagggtctttaccaatgagtcagtttttcgcatcaggtggccaaaatattggagtttcagcttcaacatcagtccttccaatgaatattcaggactgatttcctttaagatggactggttggatctccttgcagtccgagtcTTCTGCTTAAACTCCTGTAATGATTTCCCACTCCCTAcctcccttccctggtggttcagacggtaaagaattcgcctgcactgcaggagagctaggtttgatccctgggttaggaagatcctctggagaagggaacagttacccactccagtattcttccctggataatccccatggacagaggagcctggcgctaaagtccatgggctcccaaagagtcagacacgactgagcggctttcactttcacctcctTAGAGTGAGGCAGAAAAGCCTAACCCCTTCACCCACATCTTCCATCTCTTTCAAAGCCCTTTTCTGGCTCACCCTTTGGCTCCAGGCAACCCCTCCAGGCAGGAGGTTCCTTCCGGAACACCCTTCCTGCAGATCTTCCCGGGCAGCCGTCCTCTTACCATCCCGGACTCTAAAGTCATCTGCAAAGAGAGGCCCTCCGGGACTTCCCGCCTCCCTTGTCCCCACGCTTTGGCCCATTCCTCTTTTTTAATTTCCCCGTTCTGCTCCTAGGGCTCTCGTAGCCACCTCCCCTCCTGGCTCCCCCACAGAGGTGTGAACTCAGGCTGGCGGGTAGGCGTCCCAGCCGGTGTGTCTACGGGGGACCTGCAGCCTCGGCACAGCAAGCCGCGCCTCAGTCCGGCCACCTCGCGCGGGTGCCCGTGTTTACCTTCCGGGtcggggggcggggccgcggcgtCTGAGCTCCACTTCCGGGGCGGGGCGgcaggcggggcggggcgcgccgTCTCCCGGCCTGTCTGGAGCGCGGCAGCGGCAGTGGCGGCAGTGGTGGCGGCGCGGTAGGCACCGGCCGGGGGGAGCAGCACCATGAGCGGTGAGTGGCGGCCTGGCCGCTGTCACCCGCCCCGGCCGCTCCGGCTCCCGCCGCTCCAGCTACACACTCCAGCCCCCGAGTCCCTGCGTCCCGCTTGCTCGCGGACCCCGTCCTGTCGCTCCCAGTTTCCGGACCCCTGTACGCCCAGGTCCTGGCCCCTGGTCACCTGCACTTTTCTGGAGTGCCGGGTCCAGGCACTCCTAGTCCCTTGACCCCTGTCCATCACTTACACAGCCTGCTGCTGGACACCTGTCCCCGGGATCCCTCAGTCCCTCCCCATCCTCCGACCCCCTTGTCCAGTTACCAGACCCCCAGTTCTCAGACCTCCTGTATCTCAGTCCCTCCTAACTCTTCCTAACTGCTCGACCCTCTGAGTGGCACTCCTGGGTCCCCCTGCTCCCCAGCCACTCCCGAGGCCTCTGTCCCCAGTCACTCCAGTCTCCGCAGGGGCAAAGAGTGTTGCTGACCATTCTGTTGCTGGTCATTCTTAGTTTGCTGACCCCTTTGCCCCGCGTTCCCCCAGCTCTCGGTTCCCAGAGGACTTTGAGTTCTCCATCCTCTTTGTCTTCCCCGACCCTGCggttccctcctctcctcttcccccagtTCTTTGCTGTTCCAGTCCCCAGTTGTTCCCAGTTTCTCATtgtccctctctgagccttgcttcttgcattttggttattctttcatttttcagctCCTTCCATTTCTTCTCCTGCTCATTTGAGGTCTCACTTGACCTGCTCTGCAGCGCTTCCCCTGCTGTCCAGTGTTGAGCCCATCTGGGGGTCTCCGCCCTTCCCATCCACTCCTCTCCCTTCCACTGGAGTGCTGGGTGGTTTTcgtgggaggctgggaggggtgtGTGTACAGCCTGTCCTCAGCGTTTCTGAAGTTTAGTCCCTAGGCTTGGACGGGTGTTCTCAGCCGTTTCCACTCACGAGATCTGTTGTGTTTTGCTGCTAAGTCATCCCTGGGTATAGTATGTGGAGAAAAGAGTGACTCAGGGAAGCCTCCCAGCTACCCTGACTGGGATCTGGATTTACTTAGGAGGACCCGCCTACCCTCCTTCTGCCTGTTTTCCCCTCACTGTGGAATTGCCTCTACAGAATCCTTGCAACCAGTGCTGCTGGCCCTGACCTTGGACCCAGGCTTTTCTGGAGGTTGAGGCAGGGCAAAGTGAAGGCCCTGTGTCTCTCTTCATCTTTAACTTTTAAGTTAACTCTGTGGATCATTTCCAAAAACTTAGGTGCCTTTTGTTTTGCTATTCATGAATAATGTTTGTGAAATTGATGATGCCCTAGCGGGAGCTTGGGAGGGGCGTTTTCCTGGGAGGTGGTCCAGCTTCTGTTGTCAGACGATTTTTGGTCTACTTAAGGGTTTCTGGTCCTTGAACTTTAGTGATACCACAACAAAGATGTGATGATTTCATCCAGGAGGTAATGTAGCCTGGGGTAAGTGCAGACCCTGGGGGCAGAcagcttgggttcaaat carries:
- the TNFRSF17 gene encoding tumor necrosis factor receptor superfamily member 17, which translates into the protein MAQRCSPNEYFDRLLNSCISCQLRCPNTPPVICQHYCNTMKGTNTFLWTCLGLSLIVSLTVFALMFLLRKMSSEPLEDKLKNTGAVLQKNANADLDVSNNSSVVAEPLLSRGLGYTVEECTCEDCVRSKPKVDSDHFFPLPAMEEGATILVTTKTNGYCDSLLAATSVTGMEKSIYTR